A genome region from Dickeya chrysanthemi NCPPB 402 includes the following:
- a CDS encoding replication endonuclease has protein sequence MTSEKTEKNADNRPLEWVYTWNAPRPAILPESCSVSPDILRQGQAVLYQLTLLPRFLADHFRRRFEYLKQHQGLHVAFRYLLSVVHRRLWPRIDAVNRRYQMNITHGSCFISEADHYHQLPDMPDKLLSSFAGRIAGHMNDAYNAHCDAYLQHEGGHHHAPLFSNEIQARIYGRLAVLAQALNVTPAYWPRHQSGTLTLEQAFAGIMRLVTPRWWERQLKIQRTHWREALWIAAGEVSRAASAFLSRQAWYDIHYRRLATLDFLKSRDLENIRNGDRVDLIDKVMGSIANPNIRRMELMTMLAGIERYATAHHHIGMLVTLTAPGHYHPTRTRHPDRVLPNAAWMPDCPTPKMTQHYLVKLWSKIRTALKDRKLSIYGLRVVEPHHDGTPHWHMMLYCERAQRQAIIDILQRYTLQHDESGANTTRHRQFDCKHINKGGATAYVAKYIAKNIDGYALDGESDHETGKPLKDMAAAASAWASLWRIPQFHFIGLPTVGVYRECRRIRSHSLANSLGEQAERVRYAADRGDFAAYIEAQGGANVARKCQSVRVARAAGERLNAYDEAIVRTIGIFSVQRGSEQIFNTRPDEWRIVAKNQSIGHHAADGHRQARPWSSVNNCGGVFSTGELAPPFRDIPRVPSARLTYFQRDRLASLAPRLRQQGIEISRWEREALVRGARVKIDGQLIDGFRNKAIFAVDEKRIMDAQVLHL, from the coding sequence ATGACGTCTGAAAAAACTGAAAAAAACGCCGACAATCGGCCCCTGGAGTGGGTGTATACCTGGAATGCCCCCCGCCCCGCCATTCTGCCCGAATCCTGTTCAGTATCCCCGGATATCCTGCGACAAGGGCAAGCGGTGTTGTATCAGTTAACGCTGCTACCGCGTTTTCTGGCCGACCATTTTCGACGCCGTTTCGAGTATCTGAAGCAGCATCAGGGGCTGCATGTCGCCTTCCGTTATCTGCTTTCAGTGGTACATCGGCGGTTATGGCCGCGCATCGACGCAGTTAACCGCCGTTACCAGATGAATATCACCCACGGTTCATGCTTTATCAGCGAGGCAGACCACTACCATCAATTGCCGGATATGCCGGACAAACTGCTATCCAGCTTTGCCGGCCGCATTGCCGGCCATATGAACGATGCTTACAACGCCCACTGCGACGCTTACTTACAACATGAGGGCGGGCATCATCATGCACCATTATTCAGCAATGAAATACAAGCCCGCATTTATGGTCGACTCGCCGTGCTGGCTCAGGCGTTGAACGTAACGCCCGCTTACTGGCCTCGCCATCAGAGCGGGACGCTCACGCTGGAGCAAGCTTTTGCCGGCATTATGCGGCTGGTTACCCCCCGCTGGTGGGAACGCCAGTTAAAAATCCAGCGGACACACTGGCGTGAAGCACTGTGGATTGCCGCCGGAGAAGTGAGCCGGGCCGCCTCTGCGTTTCTCAGCCGTCAGGCATGGTATGACATTCACTACCGCCGTCTGGCGACGCTGGATTTTCTGAAAAGTCGCGATCTGGAAAATATCCGCAACGGTGATCGTGTTGATTTAATCGACAAAGTCATGGGCAGTATCGCCAATCCGAATATTCGCCGCATGGAACTGATGACCATGCTGGCGGGCATTGAACGTTACGCCACCGCACACCACCACATTGGCATGCTGGTCACCTTGACGGCTCCCGGTCATTACCATCCTACCCGCACCCGCCATCCTGACCGGGTATTGCCCAATGCAGCCTGGATGCCGGATTGCCCCACCCCCAAAATGACGCAACATTATCTGGTTAAGCTGTGGAGCAAAATCCGTACTGCGCTCAAAGACCGTAAGTTGTCTATCTACGGTTTACGGGTCGTTGAACCACATCATGACGGCACGCCGCACTGGCACATGATGCTGTATTGCGAACGCGCGCAGCGCCAGGCGATCATCGATATTCTGCAACGCTATACGCTGCAACATGATGAAAGCGGCGCCAACACCACGCGCCATCGCCAGTTTGACTGCAAGCACATCAATAAAGGCGGCGCGACCGCCTATGTCGCCAAATATATCGCTAAAAACATCGACGGCTACGCGCTGGACGGCGAATCCGACCATGAAACCGGCAAACCGCTGAAAGACATGGCCGCCGCCGCTTCTGCCTGGGCGTCGCTCTGGCGTATTCCCCAATTCCACTTTATCGGCCTTCCCACGGTTGGCGTGTATCGCGAATGCCGGCGTATTCGCAGTCACTCTCTGGCGAACTCGCTGGGAGAACAAGCCGAACGGGTGAGGTATGCGGCAGACCGCGGTGATTTCGCAGCCTATATCGAGGCGCAAGGCGGCGCCAACGTTGCGCGAAAGTGTCAGTCGGTTCGCGTCGCCAGAGCCGCTGGCGAACGGTTAAACGCCTACGATGAGGCTATCGTACGCACCATCGGCATTTTCTCCGTCCAACGTGGTAGCGAACAGATATTCAATACCCGACCCGATGAATGGCGAATTGTCGCTAAAAACCAGTCCATCGGTCATCACGCTGCCGATGGTCATCGGCAGGCTCGTCCTTGGAGTTCTGTTAATAACTGTGGGGGGGTGTTTTCAACCGGCGAACTTGCGCCGCCATTTCGTGATATTCCCCGTGTTCCTTCAGCACGGCTAACCTATTTTCAGCGTGACCGCCTGGCGTCATTAGCCCCGCGTCTCAGGCAGCAAGGCATTGAAATCTCACGCTGGGAACGGGAAGCCCTGGTGCGCGGCGCCAGGGTAAAAATCGATGGGCAACTGATTGATGGATTTAGGAATAAAGCTATATTCGCCGTTGATGAAAAGCGCATCATGGACGCACAGGTCTTGCACTTATGA
- a CDS encoding baseplate J/gp47 family protein yields MPIIDLSQLPAPNVVETLDYETLYATRKETLLSLYSDDERAAIARTLTLESEPLVKLLQENAYRELLLRQRINEAAQAGMLAFARGNDLDQLGANVNVSRLVITPADATTVPPTAAVMESDTDFRLRIQQAYEGLSVAGSIGAYQFHGRSASGQVADISVISPGPAQVLVSVLSRENDGAASDALIATVNAALNAEDVRPVADQVTVKSAVIVPYDIHATLYLYPGPEAEPIRAAAEKKLQSYVSSQHRLGRDIRRSAIYAALHVEGVQRVELASPAADIVLDDTQASHCTGYTLTLGGTDE; encoded by the coding sequence ATGCCCATTATCGATTTAAGTCAGTTACCCGCCCCCAACGTCGTTGAAACGCTGGATTATGAAACCCTGTACGCCACGCGTAAGGAAACGCTGTTATCACTTTACAGTGACGATGAACGCGCCGCTATCGCACGCACCCTGACGCTGGAATCAGAACCGCTGGTAAAACTGTTGCAGGAAAACGCTTACCGCGAACTCCTGCTGCGCCAGCGTATCAATGAAGCCGCACAGGCTGGGATGCTGGCGTTCGCCCGGGGCAATGACCTGGACCAACTAGGCGCTAACGTCAATGTTTCCCGCCTGGTGATTACCCCGGCAGACGCGACTACCGTCCCCCCGACCGCGGCGGTAATGGAATCGGATACCGACTTCCGTTTACGCATCCAGCAGGCTTATGAAGGTTTGAGCGTGGCAGGCTCCATCGGTGCCTACCAGTTCCATGGTCGCAGCGCCAGCGGCCAGGTCGCGGATATCTCGGTGATCAGCCCCGGCCCCGCTCAGGTGTTGGTATCGGTCCTGTCACGGGAAAATGACGGCGCCGCCAGCGATGCGCTTATCGCCACCGTTAACGCCGCACTTAACGCCGAGGATGTCAGGCCGGTAGCCGACCAGGTCACCGTCAAATCTGCAGTGATTGTTCCTTACGATATTCATGCCACGCTCTATCTTTATCCCGGCCCGGAAGCCGAGCCGATCCGCGCTGCCGCTGAGAAGAAACTGCAGAGTTATGTCAGTAGCCAGCACCGTCTGGGGCGTGATATTCGTCGCTCAGCCATCTATGCGGCGCTGCATGTGGAAGGGGTACAGCGGGTGGAACTGGCCAGCCCGGCGGCGGATATCGTGCTGGATGATACCCAGGCGTCGCACTGCACCGGCTATACCCTGACATTAGGGGGAACGGATGAATAA
- a CDS encoding GPW/gp25 family protein — protein MTSTSYTGMNRNTGSSLSDLEHLRQSVRDILTTPQGSRVMRRDYGSLLSSLIDQPQTPALKLQVQAACYVALLKWEPRLTLTSISMESHYDGQLIVDISGTLAGNSTSLSLTIPVS, from the coding sequence ATGACCAGCACATCGTACACCGGCATGAACCGCAACACCGGCAGCAGTCTCAGCGATCTGGAACACCTACGCCAAAGTGTGCGCGACATTCTGACTACTCCACAAGGCAGCCGGGTCATGCGGCGCGATTACGGCTCGCTGCTTTCCTCACTGATCGACCAGCCGCAGACGCCCGCCCTGAAGCTACAGGTACAGGCTGCCTGCTATGTCGCGCTGTTGAAGTGGGAGCCTCGACTGACGCTGACATCCATCTCCATGGAAAGCCACTACGACGGCCAGTTGATTGTGGATATTTCCGGCACGCTGGCCGGCAACAGTACATCCCTTTCGTTAACCATTCCTGTGAGCTGA
- a CDS encoding phage repressor protein CI, with amino-acid sequence MNTNSDAVSAAFVLERIMSSYGVKTQKELSEVTEIPTNTISNWVQRGNVPGNIILKCALDTGADAGWLVTGEFANANVFAHKSPLKGKALYEQILSSGGKAVLRRMLDAYGFSTQKELGDLLGIAPGTISTWIRRDFFPGDVVVTCALDTGVSLAWLATGKGGPQQHDTPAVRHDDGSVSLIPRNILKTGKLQEAGEWKADPQFIPAGLHAPLLVEGSSSSWLVDTGVTSISNGRWLLDIDGKNDIYDVALLPGRKMQVEGGGSQFQCGVDEVTPRGVVVLTLTPSL; translated from the coding sequence TTGAATACAAATAGTGATGCCGTGTCTGCGGCCTTCGTACTTGAGCGCATCATGTCAAGCTATGGAGTAAAGACTCAGAAGGAACTGAGCGAGGTAACTGAAATACCTACCAATACAATCAGTAACTGGGTTCAGCGAGGGAACGTGCCGGGTAACATTATTCTGAAGTGTGCGCTGGATACCGGCGCGGATGCCGGATGGCTGGTAACTGGGGAGTTTGCAAATGCGAATGTTTTTGCCCATAAGTCGCCGCTGAAAGGTAAGGCGTTGTATGAGCAAATTCTGTCGTCAGGCGGTAAGGCGGTGTTGCGCCGCATGCTGGATGCCTACGGATTTAGTACGCAAAAAGAGCTGGGCGATTTGCTGGGCATCGCACCCGGTACCATCAGTACCTGGATTCGGCGCGATTTCTTTCCGGGGGATGTGGTGGTGACCTGTGCGTTGGATACCGGGGTATCGCTGGCCTGGTTGGCCACCGGAAAAGGGGGGCCGCAGCAGCATGACACTCCTGCGGTTCGCCACGATGACGGTAGCGTCAGCCTGATTCCGCGTAATATATTGAAAACCGGTAAGTTGCAGGAAGCGGGAGAGTGGAAGGCTGATCCGCAGTTTATTCCCGCCGGGCTGCATGCGCCGTTGCTGGTTGAAGGGAGTTCGTCTTCCTGGCTGGTGGATACCGGTGTGACCAGCATTAGCAATGGTCGCTGGTTGCTGGATATCGACGGTAAGAACGATATTTATGATGTGGCGCTGTTGCCGGGGCGCAAAATGCAGGTTGAAGGCGGCGGTTCGCAATTCCAGTGTGGTGTGGATGAAGTCACGCCGCGCGGAGTCGTGGTACTGACGCTAACGCCCAGTCTCTGA
- a CDS encoding phage tail protein I: protein MNKSPLLPPGSSPLEHAVATTGASLEKVPIPLRQIWNPDTCPVELLPYLAWTLSVDRWDESWSEAVKRKVIKDAFFIHRHKGTIGALRRVVEPLGYLIRIKEWWQTGDAPGTFRLDIGIQESGITEESFQELERLIADAKPVSRQMLGLNINLDTKGTVSLGASSYSGDELTIYPYFPETISVSGEEFTGGAIHLIDDLNVGG from the coding sequence ATGAATAAAAGTCCCCTGTTGCCCCCCGGTTCATCTCCTCTGGAGCATGCGGTCGCCACGACCGGTGCCAGTCTGGAAAAGGTACCTATCCCCCTGCGCCAAATTTGGAATCCCGACACTTGCCCGGTCGAGCTGCTGCCCTATCTGGCCTGGACATTATCGGTTGATCGCTGGGATGAAAGCTGGTCGGAAGCCGTCAAACGAAAAGTCATCAAAGATGCATTTTTTATCCACCGCCATAAAGGCACCATCGGTGCGCTGCGTCGGGTGGTCGAACCGCTGGGGTATCTGATTCGCATCAAAGAGTGGTGGCAAACCGGCGATGCTCCCGGCACCTTCCGGCTGGATATCGGCATTCAGGAATCAGGCATTACGGAAGAGTCTTTTCAGGAACTGGAGCGGCTGATTGCCGACGCCAAACCCGTCAGCCGCCAGATGTTGGGGCTGAATATCAATCTGGATACAAAAGGTACCGTCTCGCTGGGCGCCAGTTCTTACAGCGGCGATGAGTTGACCATCTATCCTTACTTCCCGGAAACCATCAGTGTCTCGGGCGAAGAGTTCACCGGCGGAGCAATTCATCTTATTGATGATCTGAATGTCGGCGGTTAA
- a CDS encoding methyl-accepting chemotaxis protein, giving the protein MSILGEKYDNLKVGTRLSLGFGLVLVLSLMVLISGVVGFRAVDGNNTKVQVTNQLNTTLAQARLLRTQFQFTHDYKFIEKNGELVNKMGDILGQAKNLGWDKDTLDDVERIDQDLKSYSAARDAFIAASKKRDAAGLKISQDESEAVLDTFQNKWQQATGLSAENKVELYQIGERMADIRDVAHDLLLAPSDNTLAVALKSIDTAEKVITEKTRQWPPEVQATLKTAWDYFLAYRQAAAGYLAAFQDETRTSQALTAAADKLNTDVANLFNLQLVSSSQTTHSSEVKMMVTGLAAIVFGIIMAWRISVQIVTPLKQGLSVAERIAGGDLSSSVNSSRRDELGMLITAMANMNDKLRTMILDIREGVGHVASASAEIAAGNVDLSSRTEQQSAAVVETAASMEQLTSTVKQNSENAHHASQLASEASQNAIKGGEIVGNVVKTMNEISSSSKRISEITSVINSIAFQTNILALNAAVEAARAGEQGRGFAVVASEVRNLAQRSSQAAKEIEGLIQESVSRVNTGSELVDDAGKTMQDIVRSITHVFDIMGEIASASDEQSRGISQIAQAVTELDSTTQQNAALVEESSSAANSLEEQAQLLMQTVSAFHLGDDPHSHHGGTTAHHQQPLLLSKPGKTGRKSAPKAMRAHSASAKNNPDKDEWVKF; this is encoded by the coding sequence ATGAGTATTCTGGGTGAAAAATACGATAATCTGAAGGTTGGAACCCGGCTGTCATTAGGGTTTGGTTTGGTGCTGGTATTGTCTCTGATGGTTTTGATTTCCGGTGTCGTCGGTTTTCGGGCGGTGGATGGTAATAATACCAAGGTGCAGGTGACCAATCAGCTCAATACTACGCTGGCGCAAGCTCGCCTTTTACGTACGCAATTTCAGTTTACGCACGACTATAAGTTCATCGAGAAAAACGGCGAACTGGTGAATAAGATGGGGGACATTCTCGGTCAGGCTAAAAATCTGGGCTGGGATAAAGATACGCTTGATGATGTTGAACGCATTGATCAAGATTTGAAATCCTACAGCGCCGCACGGGATGCCTTTATTGCCGCCAGTAAAAAACGCGATGCCGCAGGGTTGAAAATCAGCCAGGATGAAAGTGAGGCGGTGCTGGATACCTTTCAGAATAAATGGCAGCAGGCAACCGGTCTTTCCGCCGAGAACAAGGTCGAGCTGTATCAAATCGGCGAGCGTATGGCGGATATTCGCGACGTCGCCCATGATTTGCTGCTGGCGCCGTCTGACAATACGCTGGCGGTGGCGTTGAAAAGTATTGATACGGCGGAAAAAGTCATCACAGAAAAAACCAGGCAATGGCCGCCGGAAGTGCAGGCGACATTGAAAACCGCCTGGGACTATTTTCTGGCATATCGTCAAGCTGCCGCAGGGTATCTGGCGGCCTTTCAGGATGAAACCCGCACCAGCCAGGCATTAACGGCGGCGGCGGATAAATTGAACACGGATGTTGCCAACCTGTTTAACCTGCAACTGGTTAGCTCCAGTCAAACCACCCACTCCTCAGAAGTGAAGATGATGGTGACCGGGCTGGCAGCCATTGTGTTTGGCATCATCATGGCCTGGCGTATTTCCGTGCAGATTGTGACGCCGCTTAAGCAGGGGTTGTCGGTGGCGGAACGTATCGCCGGCGGCGATCTCTCGTCGTCAGTCAATTCCTCGCGTCGTGACGAACTGGGCATGTTGATTACCGCCATGGCCAACATGAATGACAAATTGCGCACCATGATTCTGGATATTCGGGAAGGTGTGGGGCATGTGGCGTCGGCGTCGGCTGAAATCGCGGCAGGCAATGTCGACCTCTCTTCCCGTACCGAACAGCAGTCGGCGGCCGTGGTGGAAACCGCCGCCAGCATGGAGCAATTAACCTCAACGGTAAAACAGAACTCGGAAAATGCGCATCATGCCTCGCAACTGGCGTCGGAAGCGTCGCAGAATGCCATCAAGGGCGGTGAAATCGTCGGCAACGTGGTGAAAACCATGAACGAGATTTCCAGCAGTTCAAAACGTATCTCTGAAATCACCTCGGTGATTAACAGCATCGCCTTCCAGACCAATATTCTGGCGCTGAATGCGGCGGTTGAAGCGGCAAGAGCCGGCGAGCAAGGGCGCGGTTTTGCGGTTGTCGCCAGCGAGGTCCGCAATCTGGCGCAGCGCAGTTCGCAGGCGGCGAAAGAAATCGAAGGGCTGATTCAGGAGTCGGTTTCACGGGTGAATACCGGTTCCGAACTGGTGGATGATGCCGGGAAAACCATGCAGGACATTGTTCGCTCTATTACTCATGTATTTGATATTATGGGTGAAATAGCCTCTGCATCGGATGAGCAAAGCCGAGGGATTAGTCAAATTGCTCAGGCGGTGACTGAACTGGATAGCACCACGCAGCAAAATGCGGCGCTGGTGGAAGAGTCATCTTCGGCTGCCAATTCGCTGGAGGAACAAGCGCAGTTACTGATGCAGACGGTATCGGCGTTTCATTTGGGCGATGACCCTCACTCGCATCATGGCGGTACAACCGCCCATCATCAGCAACCATTATTACTGAGTAAACCGGGTAAAACGGGGCGTAAATCCGCGCCCAAGGCGATGCGGGCGCATTCAGCCAGCGCCAAAAATAATCCGGATAAAGACGAGTGGGTGAAGTTTTAA
- a CDS encoding tail protein X: MKVYAHQDDALDALCHRYYGRTQGVVETVMQSNPGIADFGPLLPHGTAVILPDIHVSDSQESINIWE; this comes from the coding sequence ATGAAAGTCTACGCTCATCAGGACGACGCTCTGGATGCACTCTGTCATCGCTACTATGGCCGCACGCAGGGCGTAGTTGAAACGGTTATGCAATCCAATCCTGGAATTGCGGACTTTGGTCCGCTGCTACCACACGGTACCGCCGTTATCCTGCCCGATATTCATGTTTCCGACTCGCAGGAAAGTATTAATATTTGGGAATAA
- a CDS encoding YebW family protein produces the protein MFALVIFVCYLGGNCENLVAGTYINEPQCLSAMEEQQIRNGGCFPIDDFRSGYWKPAHEYRDR, from the coding sequence ATGTTCGCACTGGTTATCTTTGTCTGTTACCTGGGAGGTAACTGCGAGAATCTGGTCGCGGGAACCTACATCAATGAACCACAGTGTCTGAGCGCTATGGAGGAGCAGCAGATCCGTAACGGCGGCTGTTTCCCGATTGACGATTTTCGTAGCGGATACTGGAAACCCGCCCATGAGTACCGGGATCGCTAA
- the rsmF gene encoding 16S rRNA (cytosine(1407)-C(5))-methyltransferase RsmF translates to MAKPIPASLIPDFLTAMQAIMPAHLSMDDFIDACQRPLRRSLRVNTLKISVPDFLALVAPYGWELEAVPWCDDGFWLLNADEEAMKLGNALEHLSGLFYIQEASSMLPVSALLLGNDTPERVLDMAAAPGSKTTQIAARLNNQGVIIANEYSASRVKVLHANLHRCGVSNTALTHFDGRVFGSALPETFDAILLDAPCSGEGVVRKDPAAMSHWSLESIADIAATQRELILSAFHALKPGGVLIYSTCTLNHQENQQVCRWLMQQFPGACEIESLKDLFPHAHRALTEDGFLHVFPQIYDSEGFFVARLRKTAGVPPLAAPDYKLGKLPFTPLNHKDAQLIRQNAQRLGLQWSEQQLQLWQRDDEIWLFPAALQPMLGKMRFSRIGIKLAERFAKGYRWQHEAIVALGNPDSPNAYALSAEQAVDWFRGKDIYPPSPISHDHILLTWQQTTLGLTKRVGQRLKNTLPRDRVRDGANLILSAD, encoded by the coding sequence GTGGCCAAACCTATTCCCGCCTCTCTCATTCCTGATTTTTTAACCGCCATGCAAGCCATTATGCCTGCACATCTGAGCATGGATGACTTCATCGACGCCTGCCAGCGACCGCTGCGCCGTAGTCTCCGCGTCAACACATTGAAAATCAGCGTGCCCGACTTTCTCGCGCTGGTCGCGCCCTACGGTTGGGAACTGGAAGCGGTGCCCTGGTGCGACGACGGGTTTTGGCTGCTGAACGCCGATGAGGAAGCCATGAAGCTCGGCAACGCACTGGAGCACCTGAGCGGCCTGTTCTACATTCAGGAAGCCAGTTCGATGTTGCCGGTCAGCGCGTTGTTGCTGGGGAACGATACCCCGGAGCGGGTACTGGACATGGCCGCCGCCCCCGGTTCCAAAACTACCCAGATCGCCGCCCGGCTCAACAATCAGGGCGTGATTATCGCTAACGAATACTCCGCCAGCCGGGTGAAGGTGTTGCACGCCAACCTGCATCGCTGCGGTGTCAGCAATACGGCGCTGACGCACTTTGACGGCCGGGTTTTCGGCAGTGCCTTACCGGAAACCTTTGATGCCATTCTGCTGGATGCGCCCTGCTCCGGAGAAGGCGTGGTCAGGAAAGATCCCGCCGCCATGAGTCACTGGTCGCTGGAGAGCATCGCCGATATCGCCGCCACCCAGCGCGAGCTGATCCTCAGCGCCTTCCATGCGCTGAAGCCGGGCGGTGTACTGATTTACTCCACCTGTACCCTCAATCATCAGGAAAACCAGCAGGTTTGTCGCTGGCTGATGCAGCAATTCCCAGGTGCGTGTGAAATCGAATCACTGAAAGACCTGTTTCCACACGCTCACCGCGCCCTCACCGAAGACGGTTTCTTGCATGTCTTCCCGCAAATTTACGACAGCGAAGGTTTTTTTGTGGCCCGCCTGCGTAAAACTGCCGGCGTACCGCCACTGGCAGCGCCGGATTACAAACTCGGCAAGCTGCCCTTTACGCCGCTCAACCATAAGGATGCGCAGTTGATTCGTCAGAACGCCCAGCGGCTCGGCCTGCAGTGGTCAGAACAGCAGTTACAGTTGTGGCAACGGGATGATGAGATCTGGTTGTTTCCGGCTGCACTGCAACCGATGTTGGGCAAAATGCGCTTCTCCCGAATCGGTATTAAACTGGCGGAACGCTTTGCCAAAGGGTATCGCTGGCAGCATGAAGCCATTGTGGCGCTGGGCAATCCTGACAGCCCGAATGCGTACGCGCTCAGTGCGGAGCAAGCCGTGGACTGGTTCCGGGGAAAAGACATTTATCCGCCTTCCCCCATCAGCCATGACCACATTCTGTTGACCTGGCAACAGACCACGCTGGGGCTAACCAAACGCGTCGGTCAGCGGCTGAAAAATACCCTGCCTCGGGATCGGGTGCGCGATGGCGCCAACCTCATTCTTTCTGCCGATTAA
- a CDS encoding TraR/DksA family transcriptional regulator, whose product MADSMDISQEQQALLLDAQIAQARTVPATPSAWVCEDCDAPIPEARRLAIPGVACCVSCQEIRERRQRHYRSPS is encoded by the coding sequence ATGGCAGACAGTATGGATATTTCCCAGGAGCAACAGGCCCTGCTGCTGGATGCGCAAATCGCTCAGGCCCGCACCGTTCCCGCAACGCCATCGGCATGGGTCTGTGAGGATTGCGACGCCCCGATCCCCGAAGCGCGTCGGTTGGCGATTCCGGGGGTTGCGTGCTGCGTGTCCTGTCAGGAAATCCGCGAACGGAGGCAACGCCACTACCGCTCACCATCCTGA
- a CDS encoding phage baseplate assembly protein V, with protein MNTYEYLSEIQRALRNLIRIGVVTEVDTQQARCRVQTGGMVTGWLHWLSRRAGSSREWWAPSVGEQVLILAIGGELNTAFVVPGIYSDHHPAPSVSADACHIRFPDGAVMEYEPANGALTVTGIKTATVVAAESVSVTTKNVTINASERITLDTPEVVCTHKLITQTIEVQQGGSITGSVTHSGGSFSSNGVVVHTHQHGGVQSGGGTTGGPL; from the coding sequence ATGAATACATACGAATATCTCTCCGAAATCCAGCGCGCACTGCGTAACCTGATTCGTATCGGCGTCGTGACCGAAGTCGATACCCAACAGGCACGCTGCCGCGTGCAAACCGGTGGCATGGTCACCGGATGGCTCCACTGGCTGTCCCGTCGCGCGGGGAGTTCCCGCGAATGGTGGGCGCCGTCGGTGGGTGAACAGGTACTCATACTCGCTATAGGAGGCGAGCTCAATACGGCTTTTGTCGTACCGGGTATTTACAGCGACCACCACCCTGCGCCATCAGTGTCGGCGGATGCCTGTCACATCCGCTTTCCCGATGGCGCCGTGATGGAATATGAACCGGCTAACGGCGCACTGACCGTGACCGGTATCAAAACCGCCACTGTCGTCGCAGCGGAATCTGTGTCCGTTACCACGAAAAACGTCACCATCAACGCCAGCGAACGCATCACGCTGGATACACCGGAAGTCGTCTGTACGCATAAGTTGATCACCCAGACTATTGAGGTACAGCAAGGCGGCAGCATCACAGGCAGCGTCACGCATTCAGGAGGAAGCTTCTCCTCTAACGGCGTGGTGGTGCATACCCATCAACACGGCGGCGTACAAAGTGGCGGCGGCACAACAGGAGGACCTTTATGA
- a CDS encoding phage tail protein has translation MQKPQSLRLALTTALPSLSNALQFRIQEGEIAALHEPSLSFEYRYQLLLTLDNFTDNPDTLFVALLFWARQNQPDLLTREGIRNKGISFTIDNNPDNTRTLSVRLNLTERNRVIEQNQTLQVHYEPEPAPPEPVSRPNALYIAGELISQWKSN, from the coding sequence ATGCAAAAACCGCAAAGCCTCAGACTTGCGCTGACCACAGCATTACCGTCATTGAGTAATGCATTGCAGTTTCGAATTCAGGAAGGCGAAATTGCTGCATTGCATGAGCCGTCGTTGTCTTTCGAATACCGCTATCAGTTGCTGCTGACGCTGGATAATTTCACCGACAACCCCGATACGCTTTTTGTCGCGCTATTATTCTGGGCGCGCCAGAATCAGCCCGATTTATTAACACGCGAAGGTATTCGTAATAAAGGCATTAGTTTCACTATCGACAATAATCCGGATAATACCCGTACCTTATCTGTTCGCCTTAATTTAACGGAGCGTAATCGCGTTATTGAGCAGAATCAGACTCTACAGGTACATTATGAGCCGGAACCCGCACCGCCTGAACCGGTTAGCCGCCCTAATGCGCTCTATATTGCCGGCGAACTGATCAGTCAATGGAAAAGTAATTGA
- a CDS encoding DUF2732 family protein, translated as MKNTRTIRTIPRQTPDSYAVWKADFAHRYSEYLEQLAQHAWQERLSAQELVVLLQQEAEKIRHQMWEAH; from the coding sequence ATGAAAAACACACGAACGATACGCACCATTCCACGCCAGACGCCAGACTCGTACGCCGTCTGGAAAGCCGACTTTGCTCACCGTTACAGCGAATATCTGGAACAACTGGCACAGCACGCCTGGCAGGAACGTTTATCTGCACAGGAACTGGTGGTGCTGCTACAGCAGGAAGCGGAAAAAATTCGGCACCAGATGTGGGAGGCGCACTAA